TTTGGGGATCATGTAACCCCCTACCCTTCTGATCGTGATTGTAAATGGTTATTTCCACATTTTTCACTGAGAATGGCTTAACCTTAATAAATTTTTGGATCTCTTTATTTTCGTTTATTCCCTTTAGCAAGGTAGAAGCAGACTCTATTAATATTTTTCGCAACTCCTCTTTCGTAAAAGGATATTTTGTGTCAAAACACAGCCTCACTTCTTGGATATGCCCGCCAGGCATCGTAGCACCTTGACCACAAGATTTTAGGTTGTATTTTTTTTGGATAATTTCCGCTGTTTTAGCTAGAATGCAGCTCACAAACTTTTCCGCTTCATAAGGATGATGTTCCTCTCTAGGAGACATAGTCACCCCCGCAAAAATTAATAGTAGCACACACAAAAGGACTATTTTCATAAACTCTGTCCGTTACTTTAAAGGTAGTAAATAATATGTTTTTGCAATTTTTCTCGAAAAGTTGGGCTCCTAAACTCCTGTTTAAAGAAAGGAGGATCTAGCTGTAAATCAAGCTCAATAATTGTCCTTTGTTTCTCTTTTGGCGCAATCAGTTCTTGCTTCCATTGGCAAGCACATAGCTTACAAAACTCGCAGACCATCCTTGATTCATCGCATGGTTTTTAAGCCTTATCAATTATATCCCGAATGCCCTTTTTCTTTTTCCTTTTTTTTGCTCTTTCAATTTTAGCTACCATTAAATGCTAAAACTTTTTTATGGTTAATCTTTTTACCCTCTTTCCATAGGGACACTGCGGTAGCCAATTTTTTTCCGCGAGCAAGAAAGCATGCTTTTTTGGGTGGCGAGATTCCCTCTTTTTGGCTAACGCGTCTTTAAAGGCGACTATGCCAAGTGCATACTCAGCAGCTAGCTTCTTACTTTACGACTTTCTTCTCCAAGAAGTCAGGTGATTTTCTTCGGGGAATTTGGATTTTTTCATGTTCGCGCGCTTTTGCTTAAGGTTAAATTTTTACACGAACGTCTATTTTTATTTGGATAAAATTATGGGGAGCAGGCCAAAAGCTTGCCTAATTTGATTTCTTTTGTGTCAGACTCAGAGCCATGAAGGTTCTTAGATGGCGTTTTACAAACTCCTGCTCGTGGTAAATTCTTATGCAGCTTGTGAGAGTGGGGGTAGCCACTCCAGCAAGTCTTTAGGATATAGCCAGCCATCCAAAAGCTTTAGGAGCCAGATTTTATAGCGTGAAGCCCCTTTCTCAGTCGGATCATCGTTAAATAGGCGTATCGCCAATCATTTTTGGATCTTTTAAAAGGCAAATGGAGAAGAGCCTTTATGGGCAAATACCCAGGTGAAGGGATTTATTTTTGATTAAAAACATTAAATGACTTACTTCAGGGTATTCTCGATTAGTAATGCCATACTCCCCTTTGGCTTGGTATCCCAGAGATTCCTGGGCTTTTATTGCTGTATCACTTTTGACACAAGAAGCCTATCAATAATAGGCTTAGCGCTTAACCCGCGTACACAGGGTGGGCCCTATGATAAATTGTGATAGAATTGCCTTTCAAGGCCTGCTTAATACGCTCTATCTCTGAATCAAATCTTTCAGGCCGGCGCAGGTCGTAGTTGCCCCCCCTACCTTTTTCTTCATACAGCAGCTAAAATGCGCCCTGCCTGGAGGATCAGCGTTTAACTTAGCAAAAGGCTTTAGGTCTTCTTTACATTAAGGAAGTTAAATTAACCGTTTTGCTTTAATAATTATGGCATAATCATTGAAAGTATTGGCCATGAAAGCCTGCAGGGATTGCATGAGGGGCTCTAGCCCGCCCCAATTCTTTAAAACTTTTACCATCTAATATAAGCAAAAAAGAATCCCTAAGAACATGGTCCAATACCACAGCGAGGACAACCCCTTCATCTTCCTCTTTAGCATCGGGGGCCGCTACAAATACAGGCTCCCCTGCGGAACAACCATTTTCAGACCACTTTAGCCACTCTTTTGTGACCGTATTGAGCTTATATAAACCTTCACCATTCAGTAATTCTTTTTTATCTTCGCTCTTATCGTTAAAACCGGTCAAATACACATAGTGATAAGGTTTTCCATCTAACTTTTCGTTAATTCTTGGAAATTCGTTGGATTGAGGGAATAAAATTTCTGAAGCAATTTCGCCCGTTTTAAGAGAGAGAGAAAACCTTTCTAAGCGGGATTGATAGTTACCGCTAGGAGCCGTGTCAGAGTTTACATGCAAACTTTTACCGGTGATAATGCTGGCATCTTCATACGTTACCATGTCAAGGTGGAGTCTGTCATCTTTTTCAAAAGCATTGGCATGATGAAATGCAAAAAAGGGCTTTGTCACATACTTACCAATGATATCCCCATTTTGCCTATTTAACACGATAAAGCGGGTTCCTCTTTGTGGTTGCCAGGTAAAATTTTTAATAAAAGCCTGTCCCTTCACAATTAAATCCAGAGGCTTAACCACTAAAGGAAATTCGGTCAAGATGATATATTTTTCCGTGACTGCAAAACTATGCATATAGGCAGGCTCATCTACAGGGATCTCTGCAAGAATAGTCCTTTGAAAAGAGCCATCCATTAAGCCATAAAGGGTATAGTAGCTAGTCAAGCCAAATTTGATAAGATAGTTAAAGGTGCACTTTTGTTCTCCGTCATAATGAGGATGAGCAGATTCCCAACATTTCTCTTTTGGTAATTGGTCCTGGTAGTTCAGTACTCCCAAGGTATCCAAAGTCTGTGGGTCGAATTTTACAGGTAAAGGTATCTCAGTCAGGGCAATATATTCCTCAGCTAATTTGGCTACATTGACATTGGCATTTTGAATAGAGGGGTGTGAAGGGGAAATAAAAAAAGTTAGAAGCTTTTTAAATAGAGAGCGGCAAGGGTCAGAAGCAAACCCTGAGTAATCCAGTGAACCTTGTTCAAAAACAGTGCGATAAGCATCTGAACGGAGGAACTTGTTAGTATACCTCACCTTCCCCTCCTGAAAGGAAAAAGCGTGCAACATGGCGAGCCCATCAAACCAGTGTACATTACTTTGTCCGTTTACTGTTACATTGATAGGACCATTGCGCACTAATGTTCCTGTCAACCAAGTTGGGACTTTTCCTGTAATATCAAGGGGATGATTTGCAACTTCTTCTTGAAGCTCAGCCAAAACGTCGAATGCCTTCGGCTTTTTATTAAACGAGACAAACACCATAAATTCCCCTAATAATAAAAGAATCACGAGTAGAAATTTGTAAAATTTCATTATCAATCCTTGTTAAAGACATTTAAACCCTTTAAGTGTATTTTTATTAGTTTTTTCAATATTCGCCAACTTTTTTTAACCTTTTAACCAAACATAAAAAATATTTTTATTTTCTCTCTTTGTTTTTTAACCCCTTTCTAAAAAACAGCGCTGCTGCAAAAAATTGTGACAAGGTTCACACAATCAAATTTCCGTCCACTCGTGTATCCTTGTTCTCCCAATTTATAAGCTAGAACCACCTCCCACTCCCGCTGAGAGAATAAAACGGGCTTTAGAGGTAGAAACTACTAGCCCACTCACCCCAATCAACTTAGCTTCGCTCACAAAGGCAGGAGCATTCTTGAAGTCTTTTGGAAGAAACTCATTTTTCCTAAACCTTGAAGTCCGCTTAAAATAACAAGTCGCCAGGATTAAGAAACATTATAAGATGAATCCCTTTCGAGGAAAAATTTTGCCTAAAATTTATAATTTAGTTTTTATCCAATTCATGCAGAGTAATTTCACTTCGTCTGCTACTTCATCAAGGAGGTGTCCTGTTCCTGGTAGTAAATGAAGCTCTTTTGGATTTCGAGCGAGGCGATACACCTCTTCGGAGCAGATGGGAGAGAGGATTTTATCTTCGAGTCCATGGATCAAAAGTAAAGGCTGCTTTTGAAGCTGCTTTGCAGCTTGTACTGCACCCTAACTCTAGGTAGGCAAAGCAACAATACAAACGACTTGTGGGCATAAGCTAGCAGCTATAATCGCGACAGCTCCCCCAAGAGAATGCCCAATCAAAGCAATACGAGTGCGCCCAAGGATAATTAGCTTGTTAATCCCATAGATGACATCCTGCACACAGCTGAAGAGGTTTTTCGGATGTCGATATTTTACACGCAAAGTAGAAACCTTTTCCTTTTCATGGAGTAATGAAAGAAAACCTGGCATTCCATAACGTGCAGTAGGAGGAAAGTAGGTCCCTGCTAAAAAGGGTTTTAAGTCAGGCGTCATAAAAATGGACATAGGCCATCCCCCGTGGCCGGTCATTGTTTACACACATGACATATAAATATGGTCTAAATCTGGGCGTTCCTCACGGTCTACTTTAATATTGATAAAATGCTCATTCAATAGCTGAGCTATCCGCTCATCCTCGAATGATTCTCTTTCCATCACATGGCACCAGTGGCACGCCGAATATCCGATCGATAAGAAAATTGGCTTATCTTCCTGTCTTGCTTTTTCTAAAGCTTCTTCTGTCCAAGGATACCAATTGACAGGATTGTACTGGTGCTGAAAAAGGTAAGGACCTAAGGAAGAGGCGAGGTGATTTGTTTTTTTGCTCATATCCACCACCTTGCTAATAAAAAAAATAGTTTAAAAACTCTTTAAAATTTTACAAAAAGAAAATGAAAAAGCTTTCCCCCAGTACCCCAAGGTACTTGAAAACCACCTCTCCAAATGCTTTTATGTGTGAAGCTTTTCCACCCCCACAGCCTAGATAAAAAAGAGTTAGAGCCCTAATTAAGGAATTTATAAACCCTATCGCATGTGAATTTTTTTAAGTAAGTAATGGATGAAAAACAAAACAGACAGAGACACGTACAATTATGCATTTATCAAATTTGAGCATGTTATTAATCCAGCACGGGAAATAATCGCTTCATCAGACTTTTTAATTAAGATCCTTTCTGCCACTTGCCCCGCTTGAACCACTACCTCTTTCCATTGGTTTGACCAACATTTTAACACCTGATATCTAAATAGGGAAAATAGTCCTCGCGAACGATAGATAGGACAGAGCAAATCAGAACTACCTTCCTTATACAGTCCCACCATCTTTCCTAAAGGATGGAATATTTTAGTAAAGCGCCGCTCATTTTGTCCTGCAAGACGAAGGAATTCTTGTCCAAATATTTCATCATAACAATCACGATTTATTAAGTTTGTAATAAACCATGATCTGCCCATTAATTTCTTGAGCCGGCCGGTTAACTCACCTTGCCGAACAGAAGTGCATACTAAAATTTTTTGAGGCGAACTTCCATCTTCTTGGTCCAAATAAGCAGTTTTCCAACGCCAATGAAAGCAATATTTTCTTACCTTTCCTGTAAATGTGCTCCAGGCAGTTTTCGAAATGTGAAGATACAGGGT
This window of the Parachlamydia sp. AcF125 genome carries:
- a CDS encoding carotenoid oxygenase family protein, coding for MKFYKFLLVILLLLGEFMVFVSFNKKPKAFDVLAELQEEVANHPLDITGKVPTWLTGTLVRNGPINVTVNGQSNVHWFDGLAMLHAFSFQEGKVRYTNKFLRSDAYRTVFEQGSLDYSGFASDPCRSLFKKLLTFFISPSHPSIQNANVNVAKLAEEYIALTEIPLPVKFDPQTLDTLGVLNYQDQLPKEKCWESAHPHYDGEQKCTFNYLIKFGLTSYYTLYGLMDGSFQRTILAEIPVDEPAYMHSFAVTEKYIILTEFPLVVKPLDLIVKGQAFIKNFTWQPQRGTRFIVLNRQNGDIIGKYVTKPFFAFHHANAFEKDDRLHLDMVTYEDASIITGKSLHVNSDTAPSGNYQSRLERFSLSLKTGEIASEILFPQSNEFPRINEKLDGKPYHYVYLTGFNDKSEDKKELLNGEGLYKLNTVTKEWLKWSENGCSAGEPVFVAAPDAKEEDEGVVLAVVLDHVLRDSFLLILDGKSFKELGRARAPHAIPAGFHGQYFQ
- a CDS encoding alpha/beta hydrolase, whose translation is MIHGLEDKILSPICSEEVYRLARNPKELHLLPGTGHLLDEVADEVKLLCMNWIKTKL